Proteins co-encoded in one Cricetulus griseus strain 17A/GY chromosome 1 unlocalized genomic scaffold, alternate assembly CriGri-PICRH-1.0 chr1_1, whole genome shotgun sequence genomic window:
- the LOC113832706 gene encoding LOW QUALITY PROTEIN: uncharacterized protein LOC113832706 (The sequence of the model RefSeq protein was modified relative to this genomic sequence to represent the inferred CDS: inserted 1 base in 1 codon; deleted 1 base in 1 codon; substituted 2 bases at 2 genomic stop codons) codes for MGQTMTTPLTLTLDHWTDVKTWAHNLSVEVRKGPWRTFCSSEWPSFGVGWPSGGTFNLSIISAVKRIIFQATGGHPNQVPYIIVWQDLVQNPPPWMKPWTSGIGTATVAVAAKPKSPPRIYPEINDVSLLDHPPPPYPQPIPHAAPQAPTDSQTASEIGPAAGTXSHRGRSPEGSGAGPDSTVALPLRAYGPAPAPGELVPLQYWPFSSADMYNWKTNHPSFSENPSGLTGLLESLMYSHQPTWDDCQQLLQVLFTTEERERILLEARKNVPGPDGTPTNLPNLIDAAFPLVRSDWDYNSAEGRGRLTVYHRALVAGLKGAIWRPTNLAKVREILQGPVEPPSVFLERLMEAYRRYTPFDPSSEGQQAAVAMAFIGQSASDIKKKLQRLEGIQDYTLQDLVKEAEKVYHKRETEEEKQERKKKEAEERENRRDRRQERNLAKILAAGVGGERSERGQSCYLGNRARRPPEDRTQLEKDQCAYCKEKGHWARDCPRKKQKGRKMLALEEDXGSWGSVPLPEPRVTLSVEGNPVNFLVDTGAENSVLTKPLGQLGSKRTLVIGATGSKLYPWTTERSLEIGKSQVTHSFLVIPECPVPLLGRDLLTKLKARVQFTPKGPEVTWGEAPITCLVLSLEEEYRLHEPKTGILPPKEWLTAFPEVWAEQTEMGLAKQAPPVVVELKEAATPVSVRQYPMTQGAKEGIRPHIQRLLQQGILIPCRSPWNTPLLPVCKPGTNDYRPVQDLSEVNKRVQDIHPTVPNPYNLLSSLPPERSWHTVLGLKDAFFCLRLHPNSQPLFAFEWQDPEGGHTGQLTWTRLPQGFKNSPTLFDEALHCDLAPFRARNPQISLLQYVDDLLLAALTQNXCLDRTRKLLKELGELGYRVSAKKAQLCRSEVTYLGYTLREGKWWLTEARKKTVRQIPTPTTPRQVHEFLGTAGFCRLWIPRFAMLAAPLYPLTKEKVPFTWTEEHQRVFDKIKTALLTAPALALPDLTKPFTLYVDERAGVARGVLTETLGPWKRPVAYLSKKLDPIASGWPSCLKPIAAVALLVKDTDKLTLGQHVTVITPHALESIVQQPPDRWMTNTRMTHYQSLLLNDRITFIPPAILNPATLLPEAEDSTPVHRCTDILAEETGTRKDLTDQSCPGVPNWYTDGSSFVVEGKRRVGAAVVDGKQVIWASSLPKGTSSQKAELLALTQALRLAEGKAINIYTDSRYAFTMAHIHGAIYRQRGLLTSAGRDVKNKEEILALLEAIHLPQKLAIVHCLGHQKGTDPVTKGNQMADLTAKQAAQGAVVLAEETGTPPEPPANYDLIEDMTRAGKARMFSFGGLAKTKDGRIILPSKEGQDYVRRIHQLTHLGNEKLKQLIKGSKYYVLGLNTIIKEVIESCQACTLTNAARSFKEPGKRMRGDRPGIYWEVDFTEIKPGKYGNKYLLVFIDTFSGWLEAFPTKFETAQMLTKKILEEILPRFGIPKVIGSDNGPAFVAQVSQELATQLGTNWKLHCAYRPQSSGQVERMNRTLKETLTKLAIETGGKDWVTLLPFVLFRVRNTPGRFSLTPYEILHGGPPPLTESGGILDPCTDSPSSSALFTHLKALEVVKTQIWDQIKEAYTPGTTSGSHGFQVGDSVLVRRHRAGTLEPRWKGPYLVLLTTPTAVKVDGIAAWIHASHIKKAPSQNENNRENNWTVAASDNPLKLRLCRIPNLGE; via the exons ATGGGACAGACCATGACGACCCCACTAACACTGACCCTGGACCATTGGACGGACGTTAAGACTTGGGCTCATAATCTATCTGTCGAGGTCAGAAAAGGACCTTGGCGGACTTTTTGTTCTTCCGAATGGCCAAGTTTCGGTGTAGGATGGCCTTCGGGGGGAACTTTTAATCTATCTATTATTTCCGCTGTCAAGCGAATTATTTTTCAGGCCACAGGGGGACACCCTAATCAGGTTCCATACATTATCGTGTGGCAGGACCTAGTCCAAAACCCGCCACCCTGGATGAAACCTTGGACATCAGGAATAGGGACGGCGACGGTGGCCGTGGCTGCGAAACCAAAGT CTCCCCCGAGGATCTATCCTGAAATTAATGATGTCTCCCTCCTtgaccaccctcctcccccatatcCTCAACCCATTCCTCATGCAGCCCCACAGGCCCCAACGGACTCCCAGACAGCCTCCGAAATAGGGCCAGCGGCCGGGACTTGAAGCCACCGGGGCCGCAGCCCAGAGGGATCTGGCGCAGGACCTGACTCCACCGTTGCGCTACCATTACGGGCTTATGGACCcgccccagctccaggggaattaGTCCCCCTGCAGTATTGGCCGTTTTCATCAGCCGATATGTACAACTGGAAAACTAACCACCCCTCTTTTTCAGAGAACCCCTCGGGCTTGACAGGACTCCTCGAATCCCTAATGTATTCTCATCAGCCCACTTGGGACGACTGTCAACAACTCTTGCAGGTCCTCTTTACgactgaagaaagagagaggatccTTCTAGAGGCCAGAAAGAATGTTCCAGGACCAGATGGGACCCCCACCAATCTCCCTAATCTTATAGATGCCGCTTTCCCCTTGGTCCGCTCTGACTGGGATTACAACTCTGCGGAAGGTAGGGGGCGTCTCACGGTCTACCACCGGGCTCTAGTGGCAGGTCTCAAGGGGGCCATATGGCGACCCACCAATTTGGCAAAGGTAAGAGAAATCCTACAGGGTCCAGTGGAGCCACCCTCTGTCTTCTTAGAACGACTGATGGAGGCATATAGGAGATATACCCCATTTGACCCCTCCTCGGAGGGACAGCAGGCAGCTGTAGCCATGGCTTTTATAGGACAGTCGGCCTCTGATATCAAGAAAAAGTTGCAGAGATTAGAGGGGATCCAGGATTATACATTGCAGGATTTAgtaaaagaggcagagaaagtgtaTCACAAGAGAGAGACcgaggaagaaaaacaagaaagaaaaaaaaaggaggcagaagagagggagaatcgGCGGGATCGCCGCCAGGAGAGGAATTTAGCTAAGATTTTGGCCGCAGGAGTAGGCGGAGAACGGTCAGAGAGAGGACAGTCATGTTACCTGGGCAACAGGGCAAGAAGACCCCCGGAGGACAGA ACTCAACTTGAAAAAGACCAATGTGCATACTGTAAAGAAAAAGGGCACTGGGCCAGAGATTGCCCCCGAAAGAAACAAAAGGGCCGCAAGATGTTGGCCCTCGAGGAAGATTAGGGTAGTTGGGGCTCGGTCCCCCTCCCCGAGCCTAGGGTAACTCTCTCTGTGGAGGGGAACCCTGTTAATTTCTTAGTAGATACAGGGGCTGAAAACTCAGTTTTGACTAAACCGTTAGGGCAGTTAGGATCAAAAAGAACCCTGGTCATAGGAGCAACTGGGAGCAAACTTTACCCTTGGACAACTGAAAGAAGTTTAGAAATTGGAAAAAGCCAAGTAACTCACTCTTTCCTTGTGATTCCTGAGTGCCCTGTGCCCCTTCTGGGAAGGGACTTGTTGACCAAATTAAAGGCTCGGGTCCAGTTCACCCCGAAGGGACCAGAAGTCACCTGGGGAGAAGCCCCTATAACATGCTTAGTTCTAAGTCTAGAAGAAGAATATCGCCTCCATGAACCCAAGACTGGGATTTTGCCCCCTAAAGAGTGGCTGACAGCTTTTCCAGAGGTTTGGGCAGAGCAGACTGAAATGGGACTGGCTAAACAAGCGCCACCCGTCGTAGTCGAGCTAAAAGAGGCTGCCACCCCCGTCTCAGTCAGACAGTACCCCATGACTCAAGGGGCTAAAGAAGGCATTCGACCACATATCCAGAGACTGTTACAACAAGGTATACTGATTCCCTGCCGGTCCCCTTGGAATACCCCCCTTCTGCCGGTATGTAAGCCTGGAACCAATGATTATCGGCCTGTCCAGGACTTGAGCGAAGTCAATAAACGAGTACAGGACATTCACCCAACCGTGCCCAACCCTTACAACTTGCTGAGTTCCTTACCGCCTGAACGATCCTGGCACACCGTTCTGGGTTTGAAAGATGCCTTTTTCTGTCTCAGGTTACATCCGAATAGCCAACCCTTGTTCGCTTTTGAGTGGCAAGATCCCGAAGGAGGACATACAGGTCAACTGACCTGGACTAGGTTGCCACAGGGGTTCAAAAATTCACCGACTCTTTTCGATGAAGCGCTCCACTGTGACCTTGCGCCCTTCAGGGCACGGAACCCCCAGATTTCTCTCTTGCAGTACGTAGATGATTTACTGCTCGCAGCCTTGACCCAGA TGTGCCTCGACAGGACCAGAAAGCTCCTAAAGGAATTGGGTGAGTTGGGGTACCGGGTGTCCGCCAAGAAAGCCCAGTTATGCCGCTCGGAGGTGACCTACCTAGGATACACCCTCCGAGAAGGGAAGTGGTGGCTCACTGAAGCACGGAAAAAGACTGTGAGGCAGATCCCGACCCCCACCACTCCGCGACAAGTACATGAGTTTTTGGGAACTGCGGGTTTTTGTAGACTCTGGATACCTAGGTTTGCCATGCTGGCGGCCCCTCTGTACCCACTCACTAAAGAAAAAGTCCCATTCACCTGGACGGAGGAGCACCAAAGAGTCTTTGATAAGATAAAGACTGCCCTGCTCACAGCTCCTGCTTTGGCCCTGCCAGATCTGACTAAGCCTTTCACTCTATATGTTGATGAGCGTGCTGGAGTGGCCCGTGGAGTTCTGACTGAGACCCTGGGGCCCTGGAAGCGGCCGGTGGCCTACCTATCTAAAAAGCTAGACCCCATCGCCAGCGGGTGGCCCTCTTGCTTGAAACCCATTGCTGCAGTAGCCCTACTTGTAAAAGACACTGATAAGCTCACCCTGGGTCAGCATGTGACTGTAATCACTCCCCATGCTTTAGAAAGTATTGTGCAGCAGCCCCCCGACCGCTGGATGACAAACACCCGGATGACACATTACCAGAGCTTGTTGTTAAATGATCGGATAACCTTCATTCCTCCTGCTATTCTCAACCCGGCCACCCTGCTCCCTGAAGCAGAGGACTCTACCCCGGTGCACCGATGCACTGACATCCTGGCTGAAGAAACCGGGACCAGGAAAGACCTGACCGACCAATCTTGTCCGGGTGTGCCTAACTGGTATACGGACGGCAGCAGTTTTGTGGTAGAAGGTAAAAGAAGGGTGGGAGCAGCGGTGGTGGATGGAAAGCAGGTAATTTGGGCTAGCAGTCTCCCAAAAGGAACCTCCTCTCAAAAAGCTGAGCTCCTGGCATTGACTCAAGCTCTGCGTCTGGCAGAAGGTAAGGCTATCAACATTTACACGGACAGCCGTTATGCTTTCACCATGGCTCACATTCATGGGGCCATCTACAGACAGAGGGGCTTACTCACCTCAGCAGGAAGAGAcgttaaaaacaaagaagaaatcctGGCCCTCCTAGAAGCCATACATCTTCCACAAAAATTAGCCATCGTCCACTGCCTGGGACACCAGAAGGGGACTGACCCAGTCACAAAGGGGAACCAGATGGCTGATCTAACAGCAAAGCAAGCTGCCCAGGGAGCGGTAGTGCTGGCAGAGGAAACTGGAACCCCGCCAGAACCCCCCGCAA ATTATGATTTAATCGAAGATATGACCCGTGCAGGAAAAGCTCGAATGTTCAGTTTCGGTGGATTGGCAAAAACCAAAGATGGACGAATCATTCTGCCCTCTAAAGAAGGACAAGACTATGTGAGACGAATACACCAGCTGACTCATCttggaaatgaaaaacttaagCAATTAATCAAAGGTTCTAAATATTATGTTCTAGgattaaatacaataataaaagagGTAATAGAGTCATGTCAAGCCTGCACCTTGACCAATGCTGCCCGATCGTTCAAAGAACCCGGAAAAAGAATGAGGGGAGATCGGCCGGGAATTTATTGGGAGGTAGACTTCACTGAAATTAAGCCAGGAAAATATGGTAATAAGTACCTTCTAGTTTTTATAGACACTTTTTCAGGATGGTTGGAAGCCTTTCCCACCAAGTTTGAAACTGCTCAAATGTTAACCAAGAAGATACTGGAAGAAATCCTGCCCCGGTTTGGGATCCCCAAGGTAATTGGTTCAGACAACGGGCCAGCTTTTGTTGCCCAGGTAAGTCAGGAGTTGGCTACCCAACTGGGGACtaattggaaattacattgtgcttacagaccccagagctcaggacaggtagaaagaatgaatagaaccctaaaagagacccTTACTAAATTGGCTATTGAGACCGGTGGCAAAGACTGGGTGACCCTCCTCCCCTTTGTGCTCTTTAGGGTCCGAAACACACCTGGACGTTTCAGCCTTACCCCTTATGAAATCCTACATGGGGGACCGCCCCCCTTGACTGAGTCAGGCGGGATATTGGATCCTTGCACtgactctccctcttcctctgctctGTTTACCCACTTAAAGGCCTTAGAAGTTGTCAAAACACAGATCTGGGATCAGATCAAAGAAGCCTACACTCCAGGGACCACCTCGGGGTCCCACGGATTCCAGGTCGGAGACTCAGTCTTGGTCAGACGACATCGCGCTGGCACGCTTGAGCCTCGGTGGAAAGGACCCTATCTAGTGCTGTTGACTACCCCCACGGCAGTAAAGGTAGACGGGATTGCTGCCTGGATCCACGCTTCCCACATAAAAAAGGCACCcagtcaaaatgaaaacaaccgcGAAAATAATTGGACAGTGGCAGCCAGTGACAATCCTCTTAAGCTGCGCCTTTGCCGTATCCCCAACCTTGGGGAATAA